A single region of the Phaenicophaeus curvirostris isolate KB17595 chromosome 4, BPBGC_Pcur_1.0, whole genome shotgun sequence genome encodes:
- the SKA1 gene encoding LOW QUALITY PROTEIN: SKA complex subunit 1 (The sequence of the model RefSeq protein was modified relative to this genomic sequence to represent the inferred CDS: inserted 1 base in 1 codon; deleted 1 base in 1 codon; substituted 1 base at 1 genomic stop codon), whose protein sequence is MASSSFKEFCAHMNAKTPAIKKHLLFRNIGQEPPLRSVVSNMGQELAFCYGLPTEMEAEVQQQGKLKDQLKAMKASVEIQQGEAEHLHENIPLQLPKLTQSCTAGPTVKSEEQTNAVEPEYSKKYXRSIKEVPLSPEELDRIPAYLRGHLRCEQINVLIHEINKAVVAKYRIMHPLPKSVKTSGRKLFNRFMEEXTTETKGEFFIMEADIKKFTELKMGKHFYNILSILCHSQRQKFIALDFSATSSANELCGFHLPKI, encoded by the exons ATGGCGTCTTCAAGCTTCAAAGAGTTCTGTGCTCACATGAATGCAAAGACTCCAGCAATTAAAAAGCACCTTCTATTCAGAAATATAGGTCAAGAACCACCACTCAGATCTGTGGTCTCTAACATGGGACAGGAGTTGGCTTTCTGTTATGGGCTCCCAACTGAAATGGAAGCAGAGGTTCAGCAGCAAGGAAAACTAAAGGATCAGTTAAAAGCGATGAAGGCGTCTGTGGAGATACAACAGGGTGAAGCAGAACATCTCCATGAAAACATCCCTCTGCAACTGCCCAAACTGACTCAGAGCTGCACTGCAGGC CCAACTGTGAAAAGTGAAGAGCAAACAAATGCTGTAGAACCTGAGTACtcaaagaaat aaagaagtATTAAAGAAGTGCCCTTAAGCCCAGAAGAGCTTGATAGAATTCCTGCATACTTGAGAGGCCATTTAAGATGTGAGCAGATTAATGTGCTCATTCACGAGATAAACAAGGCTGTTGTGGCCAAGTACAGGATCATGCATCCGCTGCCAAAATCTGTGAAAACATCAGGCAGG AAACTCTTCAACAGGTTCATGGAAGAATAAACTACGGAAACAAAAGGAGAATTCTTCATCATGGAGGCTGATATCAAAAAATTCACCGAACTGAAAATGGGTAAGCACTTCTACAACATCCTTAGTATCCTGTGCCACTCTCAGAGACAGAAGTTCATCGCTCTGGATTTTTCTGCTACATCATCTGCTAATGAGCTTTGCGGATTCCATTTGCCCAAGATCTAG